Proteins encoded by one window of Halanaerobiaceae bacterium ANBcell28:
- a CDS encoding CPBP family intramembrane glutamic endopeptidase produces MEHFKNIVWIIAKLVLVYFFSIMVSLLIGIPIGLIIFELSEAGRELSVENEMFINIIIGNLAMIIGIFIVYKIFEKRSNLSIGWKDDDLVNKGIEGSLWGIFLITIPFLFVLLLGGIQILSVGFNLAVLKNLAIGVLLFLLVAISEELLVRGYIQGLIKQKYGVKAAIIAGSLIFALLHIFNPNILQSPIPLIVLFIAGILFGVSREVTGSLWVPIGIHFTWNLFQGHIYGFEVSGGEFGPTVFEIERIGHQLINGGPFGLEGSIVTTIFLILAIYLHYWVYVEWKRKKKGQ; encoded by the coding sequence GTGGAACATTTTAAAAATATTGTCTGGATTATTGCTAAGTTAGTCTTAGTTTATTTTTTCAGTATAATGGTATCTTTACTTATTGGAATTCCTATTGGCTTAATTATATTTGAGCTGAGTGAAGCTGGGAGGGAACTTAGTGTAGAAAATGAAATGTTTATAAATATAATTATAGGTAATCTTGCTATGATAATTGGAATATTTATAGTTTATAAAATATTTGAGAAACGAAGTAATTTGTCAATTGGATGGAAAGATGATGACTTAGTAAATAAGGGAATCGAAGGTTCACTTTGGGGGATATTTTTAATAACAATACCTTTCTTATTTGTCTTACTATTGGGAGGTATCCAAATACTAAGTGTAGGATTTAATTTAGCAGTATTGAAAAATCTAGCTATAGGTGTACTTTTATTCTTATTAGTAGCAATTTCTGAAGAATTGTTAGTCAGGGGTTATATTCAAGGTCTTATAAAACAGAAATATGGAGTAAAAGCAGCCATTATAGCTGGGTCTCTTATTTTTGCCTTACTTCATATATTTAACCCCAATATATTACAAAGTCCCATTCCTCTTATAGTATTGTTCATTGCTGGGATTCTATTTGGTGTTAGTAGGGAAGTGACTGGTAGCTTATGGGTTCCTATTGGTATTCACTTTACATGGAATCTTTTTCAAGGTCATATATATGGATTTGAAGTTTCAGGTGGAGAGTTTGGCCCGACTGTTTTTGAGATTGAACGAATTGGTCACCAACTTATTAATGGAGGTCCTTTTGGGTTGGAAGGCAGTATAGTTACTACTATATTTCTAATTCTGGCGATTTATCTTCACTATTGGGTTTATGTTGAATGGAAGAGAAAAAAGAAAGGACAGTAA
- the pbpC gene encoding penicillin-binding protein 1C, with product MKLVEQIKQSKIIKQLKHIKRTSIVLTSFIVIFLFLSTIFLLMSRIPEAIFPDNYSTIVLDENEQYLRIFLNRDQQWIFPDEGKEIPERLKLAVTHFEDKRFEKHRGIDILALSRALYQNIRNKEKISGASTISMQLARLMEPKERTIKNKILEMMQAIRIEMNYSKNDILNLYLLHAPYGSNIIGYRTASMKYFAKDAENLTWAEAATLAVLPNNPSNVNPMQNPERLKKKRDELLLSLHKANEIDESTYRLAIAEEVPEGQYPFPLSAPHLAERLRRSQSENIIRTTINKELQDKARYLLLDHLTSINRLGINNGALLITDTESGEVKAYLASHDYYDNENLGKIDGVQMRRSSGSTLKPFLYALAMDEGLIIQESRIKDIPINYGGYTPHNANRRFDGIVKADEALIRSLNAPAVNLLYQYSVNKFYNFLEEAGSKSLFREAEDYGLSIILGGSETSLWELSQLYRGLGNYGDFSDISVLKDLEVEDIDLVSELSSTCTNQLISAGSAYLVLDILKEVKRPGLEYYWREYQSSSPIAWKTGTSFGSRDAWAVGVSPDWTIAVWVGNFAGGEIKGMTGVDSAAPLLFTVFNHLEKKNSWFKKPEYDLKEIKVSSNTSYTLKGDFAELEFRLASASAKPLVNSPYEQILYLNNEESMQVCSLCWDREDLKIVQRVVYPPRVNKYLRNSGRDYSLVPHNPECPGLEQNNPIDFVYPQEGSRIFLPRDRDGEYQKLNLELAHAHQESRIFWYINDEYLGETINEHQQNIILETGRHKLYVIDGSGNTREINFHLQRR from the coding sequence ATGAAGCTTGTAGAGCAAATAAAGCAAAGCAAAATAATTAAGCAGCTTAAGCATATAAAAAGAACTAGTATAGTTTTGACTTCTTTTATAGTAATATTTCTTTTCTTGAGTACTATATTTTTATTAATGAGTAGAATACCTGAAGCAATATTTCCAGATAATTATAGCACTATAGTTCTCGATGAAAATGAGCAATATTTACGTATCTTTCTAAACAGAGATCAACAATGGATATTCCCAGATGAAGGCAAGGAAATACCGGAGAGATTGAAATTAGCAGTGACTCATTTTGAGGATAAGAGATTTGAAAAGCATCGTGGAATTGATATATTGGCTTTAAGCAGGGCTTTGTATCAAAATATAAGGAATAAGGAAAAGATAAGTGGTGCCAGTACAATAAGCATGCAGTTAGCTCGACTTATGGAGCCAAAAGAAAGAACAATAAAAAATAAAATACTGGAAATGATGCAAGCTATTAGAATTGAGATGAATTATAGTAAAAATGATATACTAAATCTCTATCTTTTACATGCTCCTTATGGTAGTAATATAATTGGTTATAGAACTGCATCAATGAAGTACTTTGCAAAAGATGCAGAAAACTTAACTTGGGCAGAAGCAGCCACACTGGCTGTTTTGCCCAATAATCCTTCTAATGTCAATCCAATGCAAAATCCTGAGAGACTAAAGAAGAAAAGAGATGAATTATTATTAAGTCTTCACAAGGCTAATGAGATTGATGAAAGTACATATAGATTGGCCATTGCTGAAGAAGTGCCTGAAGGTCAATACCCCTTTCCATTATCTGCACCACATTTAGCTGAAAGGCTTAGAAGAAGTCAGTCTGAAAATATTATAAGAACAACAATCAATAAAGAACTACAAGATAAAGCTAGATATTTGCTTTTGGACCACTTGACAAGTATTAATAGACTGGGGATAAATAATGGAGCTTTATTAATTACAGACACAGAATCGGGAGAGGTAAAGGCTTATCTTGCTTCACATGATTATTATGATAACGAAAATCTTGGTAAAATTGATGGTGTACAGATGAGAAGGTCTAGTGGATCAACCTTGAAGCCATTTCTTTATGCATTGGCTATGGATGAAGGTTTGATAATACAAGAAAGTAGAATCAAGGATATACCTATAAATTACGGCGGCTATACTCCTCATAATGCCAATAGGCGCTTTGATGGCATAGTCAAGGCAGATGAAGCTTTGATTCGTTCTTTGAACGCTCCAGCAGTAAATTTGCTCTATCAGTATAGTGTAAATAAGTTCTATAATTTTTTAGAAGAAGCAGGTTCAAAATCTCTATTTCGTGAGGCAGAGGATTATGGATTATCTATAATTTTAGGTGGGTCAGAGACTAGTCTTTGGGAGTTGAGCCAACTATACAGAGGCTTGGGAAACTATGGCGATTTTTCAGATATATCTGTTTTGAAAGATTTAGAAGTGGAAGATATAGATCTAGTTTCTGAACTTTCTAGTACTTGTACTAATCAATTAATATCTGCTGGTTCAGCCTATCTAGTATTGGATATTTTGAAGGAAGTAAAAAGACCAGGTTTGGAATATTACTGGCGAGAATATCAATCTAGTTCTCCTATTGCATGGAAAACTGGTACCAGTTTTGGCAGTCGTGATGCCTGGGCTGTAGGGGTTTCTCCTGATTGGACAATAGCAGTTTGGGTAGGAAACTTTGCTGGTGGAGAGATCAAGGGTATGACTGGAGTTGATTCAGCAGCACCTCTTCTTTTTACAGTGTTTAATCACCTGGAGAAAAAGAATTCCTGGTTCAAGAAGCCTGAATATGATTTAAAGGAGATAAAGGTGTCTAGTAATACTTCTTATACTTTGAAAGGAGACTTTGCTGAACTTGAATTTAGATTAGCGTCTGCATCTGCTAAACCTTTAGTAAATTCACCCTATGAGCAGATTCTTTATCTTAACAATGAGGAAAGTATGCAAGTTTGTTCTTTGTGTTGGGATAGAGAGGATTTGAAAATAGTACAGAGGGTAGTCTATCCACCACGGGTTAATAAATACCTTAGAAATAGTGGCAGAGACTATAGCTTAGTTCCACATAATCCTGAATGTCCAGGATTAGAACAGAATAATCCTATTGACTTTGTGTATCCACAAGAAGGTAGTAGGATTTTTCTGCCCAGGGATAGAGATGGAGAATATCAAAAGCTTAATTTGGAGTTAGCCCATGCACATCAAGAAAGCAGGATATTCTGGTATATAAATGACGAGTATCTAGGAGAAACTATAAATGAGCATCAGCAGAATATTATTTTAGAAACTGGCAGGCACAAATTATATGTTATAGATGGATCAGGTAATACTAGAGAGATAAATTTTCACTTACAGAGACGTTGA